In Serratia liquefaciens ATCC 27592, the genomic stretch TGACCCGTTATGCCGGCAATTGGGGTGAGATCATGATGTGGCCCTTCGGCGCGGTGCTGGATGTGAAAGAACATCCAGACGCCAAGGACCATATTTTCGACAGCAGCTATGTGCCGCTGCACTGGGACGGCATGTATAAACCGACCATTCCGGAATTCCAGCTGTTTCACTGTGTAGCCGCGCCCTCGCAGGATGAAGGCGGTTGCACTACCTTTGTCGATACCACGCGCCTGCTGGCCAATGCCGATGAGTCGCAGCTGGCTCAGTGGCTGACGGTGTCTATCTCATACCGCATCAAGCAGGTGGTGCACTACGGTGGTGAGGTGTGTTCGCCGCTGGTGGTGACGCACCCGAGCGGTAGTGGGCTGATCATGCGCTACAACGAACCGCCGACAGAAGGGAAGAAATTCCTCAACCAGCATGCGCTGGAATATCACGGGGTGCCGGAAGATCAGCAGGAAGCGTTCCATCAGACTCTGCAACAGCATCTCTACGATCCGCGCCACTATTACGCCCACCAGTGGCAGCAGGGTGATGTGGTGATCGCAGATAACTTCTCGCTGCTGCACGGGCGTGAAGGCTTTACCGCCCGCTCGGCCCGCCATTTACAACGGGTTCATATACAGAGCAACCCGGTATGCGCCAATCTGGCGCTGAAACCGGCCAACGCAGAGGCTTAAGAGTTATGGCACGTATTCTGATGACCGCCGTGGCAACGCCCGGTCACGTCTACCCGATGCTGGGCATTGCCCGGCACCTGATTGCGCAAGGGCACCAGGTTCGGGTGATGACCGGCGCGTTGTTCCGTGAACGTGCGGAGGCGATAGGGGCGAAGTTTGTTGCCTTCGATCCCAAGGTCGATTTCGACTATCGCTATCTCGAGGAACACTTTCCTGAACGCGCTGCACTGCCGCCGGGCAATGTGCAGATGGCGCTGGCGTTGAAAGACTTTTTCGCCGCTCCAATCCCGTTGCTGAATCAACAGTTGCGTACGGTGATCGCCGCCGAGGCTACCGATCTGCTGATGGTGGAAAACTGTTTCTACGGGGTATTGCCGCTGCTGCAGGCGGAAGAACGCCCTCCGGTTATCGGTATCGGCGTAACGCCGCTGTCATTTTCGTCTGAAGATTCCATCTTCTACGGGCCGCGCATTCCTCCGGCGCTGTTGCCGCGGGAGCTACGTCGCGAACAGCTGGTGGATGACGCCACGCGTGCCTTGATTGATGAGGTGCAGCAGAGTTTTGACGCCGCGATGACGCAATCCGGTGGCAGGCCGCTGCACCAACCCTTTAGCGATGCCTTGATTGGCGGTTGCGATCGTTTCTTGCAACTGGCGACCCCTGCGCTGGAATATCGGCGTGACGATTTGCCGGCCGGCGTGCGATTTATTGGCCCGTTGCGCAGCGCCCCGATGCAACTGCCGAGCGAAGCCCTCTGGGATGAGACGGACCAACGGCCGCTGGTGATTGTCAGCCAGGGCACGTTGGCGAATGTCGATCTGCATCAGTTGATTGTTCCGACGCTGAAGGCGCTGGCACAGTTACCGGTACGGGTGCTGGCGACCACCGGGGGGCGTTCGGTCGACGGGCTGTTGGAGCGGCTGCCGGACAATGCCAGAGTGCGGGAGTTTATCTCTTTCGAACGCTGGCTGCCGCAGGCCGCAGTGCTGATCACCAACGGCGGTTACGGCTCAATCAACTACGCGTTGGATCAGGGCGTGCCGTTGATTATCGCCGGTACCGGCGAGGACAAGCTAGAGGCGGCTGCTCGGGTGGTGGCAGCTGGCTGCGGCATTAATCTGCACACCAGCAATCCGGACGAATCGCAGCTGCGCCATGCCGTGCAGCAGATCCTGACGCAACCAGCCTACCGACAGCATGCGGCATGGGTTCAGGCCGATTATGCTCGCCATGATGCGCTGGCGGCGATTGCCGAAGAGGTGGCGGCGTTAACCGCTTAAGTCGCTTTTATCACGGGGGCTTCGGCCCCCATTTTTTGTATTCGGCAGTCCATCACAATCGCGATGGACTGCCACTGTGGTCACAGGGAAAATTGACTTAAAAATCGGTCGATCATCAGCCGATCTTCTGCAGTCAGTTGCCAACCGGGGTGGCGACAGTAATCGGTGGCGATGATATTGCGTCGTTGCAGGACGGTCTTTTCGATCTGAATGATGTATTCGCAGTGACTCATCCAGCGTTGGATGTAAGGCAACAATGCCTGATGCAGCCTATTCGCTTGTTCCACTTCACCGGCCTGCCAATGGCGATAAATACGCAGGTAAATCTCGCTGAACGAGCAACCCGGCATCACGCCTTTGCCGCCCGCCGCCAACATCTGCAACATATAAAGCCCGGCATAGCCGTTCAGCACGTTGGCTTCAGGGGCCAGTTGCAGAAATTCTTTGGTGTATTCCACCGGCGGATTACATTCAATTTTGAACACCGCATGGGGATAGCGGGCTGCCACGTCGGCCAATTGTTGCGGGGTGATCGGCAAACCGGTTTCACTCGGCGCGTATTGCACCATTACCGGGATGTCTACGGCCTCCAGAACGGCGAAAATGTGCTGCTGGATCGCCTGTGGGCTGGGTTGAAGGAAAAAGGGGGGCAGCAGCATCAAAGCGTCGGCGCCCAGAGCTTGATAATGACGAGCGCGTTTGACGGCGACTTCGCTGCTGTGATCGGTGACCGAGATAGCGCGAAACAGCGGGGCTCCTGCCAGTTCGCTGATAAATATCTCCGCCAGGCGTTCTCGCTCAGGCTCCTCGAGCTTCGGGAATTCGCTGGCGATGCCAAATAGCGTCATTCCCTGAACGCCGGTTGCTGCCAGATGCTCCAGCAACTGGGTAAAACTCAGCGGGTCGATTTCGCCATTGGCCTTGAACGGCATGGCGACGATAGGGTTGACCCCTTCAATGTCGATAGCTTGGTAACGGCCCATTATTCCTCCTCCCGATCGGCCAGTACGGCACCCTGCGCAGCAGGTAAAGCCCAGCGACGATATAAACGCAGGAAGCCGCGCGGCACTTCTTTGTCCACGGGTTGCCAGTTTTGGCGCCGCTGCGCCAACATCGTCTCGTCAACGTGCAGCGTAAGAGTACGCGCGGGAATATCGATGGATATTTCGTCACCGTCTTGCACCAATGCCAGCTCGCCGCCGTCCACCGCTTCAGGCGAGATATGGCCGACAAACAGCCCGCGGTTGGAGCCGGAGAAACGGCCGTCGGTGATCAGAGCGCAACTGTCAGCCAGGCCCATGCCTTCCAGCGATTTCATCGGCTTATACATTTCCGGCATGCCGGGGCCACCTTTAGGCCCTTCATAGCGCAAGACCAGGGCGCTACCCGGCTTAATCTGGCCGGACATAATCGCCTCGACGGACTCCTGCTCGCTGTTGAACACCACGGCGGGCCCCCGGAAGCGCATCAAATTTTCCGGCACAGCCGCAGGCTTCACCACGCAGCCTAACGGTGACAAATTACCGTGCAGTACGGCAACGCCAGCTTCATTCCGCACCGGAATGGCCAGGGTATGGATGACTTCCGGGCGGCGGCTTGGCCGGGTTTCCGCCAGCAGTTCCGCTTTGGTTTTGCCGGTGACGGTTAACGCGTTGAGATCGAGCAGTTTGGCAATCTCAAGCTCTACTGCCGGTACGCCACCCGCTTCCCAAAAATCAATCATGTCATGTTCACTGGCCGGATAGAGCGAGGCAACCAGCGGTACCTGGTGGCTCAACTCATCGAAGACGGACAGCGGCAGATGGCCTAATTCCGCTTCGTAATGAATGGCTTGCAGATGCAGAATGGCATTGGTGGAGCCGCCGGTGGCCAGCAGGTAGATCACCGCATTGCGGATCGACACGGCGGTGATAATTTGGCGGGCATTGACGCCATTCAATACCAGTTCCACCGCGGTGCGCCCGGTTTCGATAGCGCACTCGCGGCGTTCGGCCGAAACCGCCGGCAGCGTGCTGCTGCCAGGGAGGCTCATACCCAGTACTTCACCGATGCAGCACATGGTGTTGGCGGTGCCGTACATAGTGCAGGAGCCCGGGCCGGGTTCGGCGATATTTTCGATATGGGCAAATTCCGCCTCATCGATTTCGCCACGCATCTTCCAACCGATGGCCTCGGTGACGATGTTGCCGTCCCAGTGTTTACCTTTATATTCAGCCGGGTACATCGGCCCGCCGTTAACCATGATGGCCGGAATATCCAGCCGCGCCGCCGCCATCAGCATGGCGGGGACAATTTTGTCGCAGGAGCCAAGTAACACCATGCCGTCGAAACGATGGGCACGCATCATCACTTCGATGGAGGCGGTGATCACTTCACGAGCGGCCAGAATGTAGCGCATGCCGAGATGCCCTTCGGCGATACCGTCACAGGGAGCGATAGTGCCGAATACCATGCCGACCCCACCGGCCTCTTCAATGCCCTGCAATACTTTGGCCGTCAGCTCATTCAGATTGGCGTGGCCGGCCGTCGCGTTGGTATAGCTGTTGACCACGGCGATCACCGGACGGCGCAGTTGCTCGTCACTGTGCCCCATGGATTTGTATAGCGCACGCTTCAGCGCGCCATCATCGCCTTCCAGAATGGGGTTGAAATGCGAGCCGCAACCGCCGCTGCTACAGGTTCCACATCCGCTCATAATCAAGATCTCTCAGTGATATTTAAAGGATTGTCAGCGTCAGACTGAGCAATATGTTGGTGTTGCAAGTCATGGTTTTTTTTAGGGGAGACCAGTTTGGCCGGCAGCATGAAAATCAACGGGGCGCAGAGCAACAGGAAGCCCGCCAGAATGTACAGGCCGCTGTCGGTTTGTCCGGTTTGATCTTTCAGCCAGCCGAGCACCGTGGGGCCGAAGAAACCCGCGAGGTTGCCGACAGAATTCACCAGAGCAATACCGGCAGCGGCGGCGGTGCCGGAAAGCAGGGTGCCGGGCAGGCTGATGTAGGTAGGGATCAGCGCCAGGGTGCCGGACATTGCTACGCATATCCACGTCATCATCCAGAAGGTGGAGCCGCTGCAGTAAGCGCTCAACGTCAGGCCGATGCAGCCAATCACCGCCGGGATGGCGATATGCCAGCGACGTTCCTGCTTAAGATCGGAATGGCGACTGTTCCAGATCATAAAGACGGCGCCAAACACGTAAGGCAACGCAGCCAGCAGGCCGATTTGGAAATCGTCGCTGATACCCGAAGTCTTGATAATGGAAGGTAACCAGAAACTGACGCCGTAATAACCGACGTTGAAACTGAAAAAAATCAACGCCAACAGCCAGACATAGCGGTTAGCCAGCATCTCTTTCAGGCTATGGGCCGTTTTGCCATTTGCTGCGCGATCCCGGTTGGCGCGATCTTTGGCCAGATCGGTTTGCACGATCTGTTTTTCTTCGGCGGTGAGCCATTTGGCTTCAGCCACGTTGTTATCCAGGTAACGCAGCACCACAAAGGCCAGCAAGAAAGAGGGAATGGCCTCGACCAGGAACAGCCACTGCCAGTTGTGTAAACCGCCGACATTTTCGAACAGTTTGAGGATCAAACCTGAAAGCGGGCTGCCGATAATCACCGACAGCGGTGTAACCAGAATGAACAGTCCCAGCGTGCGGGCGGAACGCCATGAAGGGAACCACAGCGTTAAATAGAACACGATGCCGGGGAAAAAGCCGGCCTCGGCCACGCCAAGCAGAAAACGCAATACATAGAAGGTGGTTGGCGTGGTGACAAACATCATGGCCGCGGACAGGATCGCCCAGGTGGCCATGATGCGGGCAATCCAAAAGCGCGGCCCGAAGCGTTGCATCAGCAGGTTGCTTGGCAGCTCAAAAATAAAATAGCCGATGAAGAAAATACCGGCACCGAGACCATAGACGGTATCGCTGAAGCTCAGGGCGTCTTGCATATGCAGCTTGGCGAACCCGACGTTAACGCGGTCCAGATAGGCGAAGAAATAGCACAAAATCAGGAAAGGGATCAGACGGCGAGTAATTTTACCGTACACCCGCGTTTCAGCGGCCTGTTCCGCCGTTGGATTTTCCGTGGTCAGCTTCATGATGGTTTCCTCTGATTTATTTTTATTAGCCGGGTTACACCGGCGTATTCAAGGAGCGATCGGCAGCCTTGGGCTGCGGCAGTACGGTACTGAGGCGTGAGGTGTTACCCCACCGATTGACGCCAGGCGGCCTGATAGGCCAGCGCGCGTTGACGTAATGCCGCCAGGCTGATGCCGGGTTGATAGAGTCCGCCTCCCAGCCCAAACCCGTTGCTGCCCGCCTGGATATAGGCGCGCATCTGCAGGGGATCCGGTTGGATCCCTCCTACCGGCAAGCAAACCAGTCTTTGGGGAAGCACGACACGCAGCGCCTTGGTTACCGCTGGGGTAATACTTTCTGCCGGGAACAGCTTCAATCCGCTGGCTCCGGCGGCAAGGGCGCAGAAGGCTTCGGAAGGGGTGGCCACGGCGGGCATGCTGATCAGATTTAAATAACGGGAATGGCCGATCACTGCAGCGTCGGTATTGGGAGAAATAATCAGTTGTCCCCCGGCTTTGGCCACCTCTTCAACCTGCTGGACGTTCAGGACGGTGCCAGCGCCGACAAAACCCCTGTCGCCGACGGTTTTCCTGATCACGCGAATAGAGTCGTACGGGGTGGGGCTATTAAGCGGTACCTCCAGAAAGCGGAAGCCGCAGTCCAGCAGAATTTCGGCGACGGGCTCAGCCTCCTCAGGCGTGATGCCACGCAAAATAGCGACCAGGGGGAGCGGCTGTTGCTGCCACTGTTGGAGGAAGATTTCTGGGCTCATTGGGCGGTTCCTTGTAGTAGGGGATACAGTTGACTTAATCCGTTGATAAAGCAGCTATCGCCATCCGTGGCGCGCAATGACAGGCCCAAGGGTTCCGCCGCCATTTGGTAGCGCGCAACCAGCGGGGGGCTGGCGACAACCCAGATGGGCTGGTGCGCGGGCAACGCCTGAAGCTCATTACCGATCAACAAGCCGGAAAGGTAGCTGTGTATATTTTCCGCTGCGATTTCACCGCTGAGGCGGCGGGTACGTGCCGAGAAAATCAGGTGGCTGAGGGGGGCACCGCTGCGTGCCGTATCGGCCCCGAGGATGAACGCCTGCGCGTCCTCCTGTTGTTCCGGCAGGGCGTTGCCCAAAATGGAGTGCCGGCTGAGCAACGAGAACAGTTCGCCGGTCATAAAGGTTGAGAAGTGGCCGATTTCTCCCTGATTCAACTGAACATGCTTGCTGTGGGTTCCGGGTAAAATTGCCAGGCATTGCGCCGCTGGATGTCGTCTGGCCAAACCGAGCAGCTGCACTTCTTCTCCTCGCATCACTTCGGGCTGCTGAGCCAGCCCCAGCCCCTGAACGCCGGGAATGATCCACGCTGGGCTACCCCAGTCAGTGGTGAATTTCATGGCCCCAGCCGCCAAATTTTTCAGGCCGCACGGCTGGGTTATGTAGGCAACCTCATGCCACCCCTGTTGTGATCCCACCATGCCGGCCATGACCACCGGCAAAGCGCCATGTTCGACTAACCAGGGCTGCAATAAGGTATGCAGGGTGTCGGCAAACCGGTTTTTTTCCACGGCCAGCAACCCGCAGGGATGGCTGAGGTTACTTAGGCATTGCTCCCCACACATTAAAAAAGCGCGGAAGTTAGTGGTGCCCCAATCGATACCAATCCAGTTGTTATTCATTCAAGTAATACAAACCATTAAGTCTTGTCATACAAGAATGCTAGAGCGAAAATTGCTCAGGATCTGTGAGGGCGATCGAAATTACAGCAAAGAGGGATTTTTAGAGGATGTGGGCGAACATTTCCGGTTGCTGCTGCCAGTGATTCTTTTTGGCCGCATTGAGCAGAATGACACGCATACGCTGGCGTGCAGTTTCTACCTGTTTGAAGCGAATGGCCTCCAGCAATTGTTGGTGCTCTTCAACCGCACTTTTGGTCAGCCGGATATCTTCTTCCAGCGTTTGCTGGAAAGAGAGCGCCATAGCCGCGGAAAGTGCGCTGCCCAATGAATGCAAAAAAGGATTGTGGCTGGCGCCCAGCAAGGCAAGGTGAAATGCCATATCGCCCTGCTCGAAGAGTTGGCGACTGGCCTGCTGTTGCCCTTGTGACATGAGTTTGCAAGCATCTTCCAGCGCGGCCAGGTCATGACCGGTGGCGTTAACGGCCGCTAATGCCGCGATATTCGGTTCAAAGATCAGACGGGTGACCATCAATTGTTCGACCAGTTGTTGGTCGAGACTGCCTTCCGCCAACCAGCTCAGTACGTCAGGATCCAAAAAGCTCCATTGCTCGCGGGCATTGACGGTACTGCGCTTCTTGGCCTGAATGGAGACCAACCCTTTCGCCGCCAGCACCTGCAACGCGTTACGTACCGAAGTGCGTGAAACCGAATACTGCAAGGCCAATTCATTCTCCCCCGGCAGCGACAGCCCAGGCGGCAGATCGCCACTGATGATGCGGCGGGCCAAATCTTGCGTCAGGGTTTCCGATATGGTGGTTTGCGCGGTTTTCATCCGTGGTTCTCAGGTAATTAAAGCGGCAGTTGCGCCCTATACTAAGCTAAGCGGCGTGCTGGTGGTACCTGTGCCGGTTTGAATGAAGAAAACGAGCGTTTTTTCATGCAAATTTCACCGGTTCAAATTGCATGTTTATGTACAATCGTCAATGGGCGTTGATCGGCCTGATTGTTAACCCATTGACAGCATTACTGATGAAAAGTGGGGGATATCATAATTTTCTAATTATGAAATGAATCCTCTGGCGATGATAGGACGAGGCAGTTACCCTGAACCGATATACCCGTCATACTTGAAGCTGTATCTGTGTTGACTGCGCTCACTTACCCGAATCACTTACTGAAGTAAGCTCATTGGGATAAGCTCGCTTGCCGCCTTGATACAGCTCCAATTATTTAGGGTAATGAAATCAATCAACAAGAGAGCAAGTATGACTGATTCACCCATCCGCATTGCGATTGCGGGTTCCGGCGGCCGTATGGGCCGCCAATTGATCCAGGCGGTACATCAGGCGCAGGGCGTGGTTTTGGGGGCGGCAGTATCGCGCCCAGGTTCAAGCCTGATTGGGACCGACGCCGGTGAACTGGCGGGCATTGGTGCGCTGGGCATAACCGTCAGCGACAGCCTGGAAAAAGTGGCCGACGATTTCGATATCTTGATCGATTTCACCCGTCCGGAAAGCACCCTGGCGTACCTGGCTTTCTGCGTTGAGCACAAAAAAGCCGTGGTGATTGGCACCACCGGTTTCGATGATGTGGGTAAAGAAGCCATCCGTGCCGCGGCTGGGCAGATTGGCATCGTCTTCGCCGCCAACTTCAGCGTGGGCGTGAACCTGGTGTTAAAGCTGCTGGAAAAAGCTGCGCAGGTGATGGGCGACTATACCGATATTGAGATTGTTGAAGCGCATCATCGTCATAAGGTAGACGCTCCTTCGGGGACGGCTTTGGCGATGGGCGAGGCGATTGCCGGCGCGCTGGGGCGCGATCTGAAAGAGTGCGCGGTGTATGCGCGTGAAGGTTATACCGGTGAACGCGATCCGAAGAGCATTGGCTTTGCCACTATTCGCGCTGGCGATATCGTCGGTGAGCACACCGCCATGTTCGCCGACATCGGTGAGCGGGTAGAAATCACCCATAAGGCCTCCAGCCGCATGACTTTTGCCAGTGGTGCGGTTAAGGCTGCAGTATGGCTTGAAGGTCATGATAAAGGCCTGTTTGATATGCGTGATGTGCTCGGTTTAGACCAGTTATAATTGATTTGTATGCCATCGTGATGTGGCTGTATTAATCATAGTGCTATGATTAACGGACAATAATTTTATTGTCCTTTTTTTTAACATGATAAATATGTGTTTGAGGTTGTTTTTATTGGTTGATTGCTATTTTTGGTGGTTAACTTTTAATTTATGATGCTTTTTCCCCCTCCAACGTATCTCACGCCTGGAAAAGCGCCCTGGGAATTGTGATTTTCTGTCTTTAGAGCTCGCAACCGTTTACTCACCCGAGTTTAGGCGTGTTTTTATGGCTACTGACCCCATTAAACGCCGAGAAGTGCAAAAATAAGAGAAAAAATGGCGCTTTGGGTAGACAAGCGGAGCACTCATCATTAAAATGCGCCCAATTTGCCAAAAATTGACCTTGAGGGCGGTTTTTGCATTGATTTAGATCGTGATATCTGAATTAATATGCAAATATTGTGATTGATTATTCCTTGGAGGGTGTTTTGATTAAGTCAGCGCTATTGGTTCTCGAAGACGGAACCCAATTCCACGGTCGGGCCATCGGGGCAGAGGGTACGGCAGTGGGGGAAGTGGTCTTCAATACGTCGATGACCGGTTATCAAGAAATCCTCACTGATCCTTCCTACTCCCGCCAGATCGTTACTCTTACTTATCCTCATATCGGCAATGTCGGCACCAATGCTTCCGACGAAGAATCCTCCGCTGTACACGCCCAAGGCCTCGTCATTCGCGACCTCCCACTGATTGCCAGCAACTACCGCAACGAAGAAGGCCTGTCTGACTACCTGAAGCGTCACAACATCGTGGCGATTGCCGATATCGATACCCGCAAGCTGACCCGCCTGCTGCGCGAGAAAGGGGCACAGAACGGCTGCATCATCGCCGCCGACACGCCGGATGCCGCCTTGGCGTTAGCGAAGGCCAAAGCCTTCCCGGGCCTGAAAGGCATGGATCTGGCGAAAGAAGTTACCACCCAGGAAGCCTACAGCTGGCAGCAGGGCAGTTGGACGCTTGAAGGCGACCTGCCGGAAGCCAAACCGGCCTCTGAGCTGCCGTTCCACGTGGTGGCCTATGACTACGGCGCCAAGCGCAACATTCTGCGTATGCTGGTGGATCGCGGCTGCCGCCTGACGGTGGTGCCGGCACAGACCCCGGCGGATGAAGTCTTGAAGATGGATCCGGACGGTATTTTCCTGTCCAACGGCCCGGGTGACCCGGAGCCATGCGATTACG encodes the following:
- a CDS encoding 2-dehydro-3-deoxygalactonokinase; translation: MNNNWIGIDWGTTNFRAFLMCGEQCLSNLSHPCGLLAVEKNRFADTLHTLLQPWLVEHGALPVVMAGMVGSQQGWHEVAYITQPCGLKNLAAGAMKFTTDWGSPAWIIPGVQGLGLAQQPEVMRGEEVQLLGLARRHPAAQCLAILPGTHSKHVQLNQGEIGHFSTFMTGELFSLLSRHSILGNALPEQQEDAQAFILGADTARSGAPLSHLIFSARTRRLSGEIAAENIHSYLSGLLIGNELQALPAHQPIWVVASPPLVARYQMAAEPLGLSLRATDGDSCFINGLSQLYPLLQGTAQ
- a CDS encoding FadR/GntR family transcriptional regulator; amino-acid sequence: MKTAQTTISETLTQDLARRIISGDLPPGLSLPGENELALQYSVSRTSVRNALQVLAAKGLVSIQAKKRSTVNAREQWSFLDPDVLSWLAEGSLDQQLVEQLMVTRLIFEPNIAALAAVNATGHDLAALEDACKLMSQGQQQASRQLFEQGDMAFHLALLGASHNPFLHSLGSALSAAMALSFQQTLEEDIRLTKSAVEEHQQLLEAIRFKQVETARQRMRVILLNAAKKNHWQQQPEMFAHIL
- a CDS encoding MFS transporter, which produces MKLTTENPTAEQAAETRVYGKITRRLIPFLILCYFFAYLDRVNVGFAKLHMQDALSFSDTVYGLGAGIFFIGYFIFELPSNLLMQRFGPRFWIARIMATWAILSAAMMFVTTPTTFYVLRFLLGVAEAGFFPGIVFYLTLWFPSWRSARTLGLFILVTPLSVIIGSPLSGLILKLFENVGGLHNWQWLFLVEAIPSFLLAFVVLRYLDNNVAEAKWLTAEEKQIVQTDLAKDRANRDRAANGKTAHSLKEMLANRYVWLLALIFFSFNVGYYGVSFWLPSIIKTSGISDDFQIGLLAALPYVFGAVFMIWNSRHSDLKQERRWHIAIPAVIGCIGLTLSAYCSGSTFWMMTWICVAMSGTLALIPTYISLPGTLLSGTAAAAGIALVNSVGNLAGFFGPTVLGWLKDQTGQTDSGLYILAGFLLLCAPLIFMLPAKLVSPKKNHDLQHQHIAQSDADNPLNITERS
- a CDS encoding glycosyltransferase; the protein is MTAVATPGHVYPMLGIARHLIAQGHQVRVMTGALFRERAEAIGAKFVAFDPKVDFDYRYLEEHFPERAALPPGNVQMALALKDFFAAPIPLLNQQLRTVIAAEATDLLMVENCFYGVLPLLQAEERPPVIGIGVTPLSFSSEDSIFYGPRIPPALLPRELRREQLVDDATRALIDEVQQSFDAAMTQSGGRPLHQPFSDALIGGCDRFLQLATPALEYRRDDLPAGVRFIGPLRSAPMQLPSEALWDETDQRPLVIVSQGTLANVDLHQLIVPTLKALAQLPVRVLATTGGRSVDGLLERLPDNARVREFISFERWLPQAAVLITNGGYGSINYALDQGVPLIIAGTGEDKLEAAARVVAAGCGINLHTSNPDESQLRHAVQQILTQPAYRQHAAWVQADYARHDALAAIAEEVAALTA
- the dapB gene encoding 4-hydroxy-tetrahydrodipicolinate reductase, with translation MTDSPIRIAIAGSGGRMGRQLIQAVHQAQGVVLGAAVSRPGSSLIGTDAGELAGIGALGITVSDSLEKVADDFDILIDFTRPESTLAYLAFCVEHKKAVVIGTTGFDDVGKEAIRAAAGQIGIVFAANFSVGVNLVLKLLEKAAQVMGDYTDIEIVEAHHRHKVDAPSGTALAMGEAIAGALGRDLKECAVYAREGYTGERDPKSIGFATIRAGDIVGEHTAMFADIGERVEITHKASSRMTFASGAVKAAVWLEGHDKGLFDMRDVLGLDQL
- a CDS encoding 2-dehydro-3-deoxy-6-phosphogalactonate aldolase codes for the protein MSPEIFLQQWQQQPLPLVAILRGITPEEAEPVAEILLDCGFRFLEVPLNSPTPYDSIRVIRKTVGDRGFVGAGTVLNVQQVEEVAKAGGQLIISPNTDAAVIGHSRYLNLISMPAVATPSEAFCALAAGASGLKLFPAESITPAVTKALRVVLPQRLVCLPVGGIQPDPLQMRAYIQAGSNGFGLGGGLYQPGISLAALRQRALAYQAAWRQSVG
- a CDS encoding dihydrodipicolinate synthase family protein; translated protein: MGRYQAIDIEGVNPIVAMPFKANGEIDPLSFTQLLEHLAATGVQGMTLFGIASEFPKLEEPERERLAEIFISELAGAPLFRAISVTDHSSEVAVKRARHYQALGADALMLLPPFFLQPSPQAIQQHIFAVLEAVDIPVMVQYAPSETGLPITPQQLADVAARYPHAVFKIECNPPVEYTKEFLQLAPEANVLNGYAGLYMLQMLAAGGKGVMPGCSFSEIYLRIYRHWQAGEVEQANRLHQALLPYIQRWMSHCEYIIQIEKTVLQRRNIIATDYCRHPGWQLTAEDRLMIDRFLSQFSL
- the ilvD gene encoding dihydroxy-acid dehydratase, with the translated sequence MSGCGTCSSGGCGSHFNPILEGDDGALKRALYKSMGHSDEQLRRPVIAVVNSYTNATAGHANLNELTAKVLQGIEEAGGVGMVFGTIAPCDGIAEGHLGMRYILAAREVITASIEVMMRAHRFDGMVLLGSCDKIVPAMLMAAARLDIPAIMVNGGPMYPAEYKGKHWDGNIVTEAIGWKMRGEIDEAEFAHIENIAEPGPGSCTMYGTANTMCCIGEVLGMSLPGSSTLPAVSAERRECAIETGRTAVELVLNGVNARQIITAVSIRNAVIYLLATGGSTNAILHLQAIHYEAELGHLPLSVFDELSHQVPLVASLYPASEHDMIDFWEAGGVPAVELEIAKLLDLNALTVTGKTKAELLAETRPSRRPEVIHTLAIPVRNEAGVAVLHGNLSPLGCVVKPAAVPENLMRFRGPAVVFNSEQESVEAIMSGQIKPGSALVLRYEGPKGGPGMPEMYKPMKSLEGMGLADSCALITDGRFSGSNRGLFVGHISPEAVDGGELALVQDGDEISIDIPARTLTLHVDETMLAQRRQNWQPVDKEVPRGFLRLYRRWALPAAQGAVLADREEE
- the carA gene encoding glutamine-hydrolyzing carbamoyl-phosphate synthase small subunit, producing MIKSALLVLEDGTQFHGRAIGAEGTAVGEVVFNTSMTGYQEILTDPSYSRQIVTLTYPHIGNVGTNASDEESSAVHAQGLVIRDLPLIASNYRNEEGLSDYLKRHNIVAIADIDTRKLTRLLREKGAQNGCIIAADTPDAALALAKAKAFPGLKGMDLAKEVTTQEAYSWQQGSWTLEGDLPEAKPASELPFHVVAYDYGAKRNILRMLVDRGCRLTVVPAQTPADEVLKMDPDGIFLSNGPGDPEPCDYAIAAIKQFLTTDIPVFGICLGHQLLALASGAKTVKMKLGHHGGNHPVKDLDNDCVMITAQNHGFAVDENNLPAELRVTHKSLFDHTVQGIHRTDKAAFSFQGHPEASPGPHDAAPLFDHFIELIKTYRSNAK
- a CDS encoding TauD/TfdA dioxygenase family protein, whose product is MDNQQLNCRIELNSPFGAVLTPERPGQSISELPVAALRTLAQQHHLLVLRGFDSGFTDPRVLTRYAGNWGEIMMWPFGAVLDVKEHPDAKDHIFDSSYVPLHWDGMYKPTIPEFQLFHCVAAPSQDEGGCTTFVDTTRLLANADESQLAQWLTVSISYRIKQVVHYGGEVCSPLVVTHPSGSGLIMRYNEPPTEGKKFLNQHALEYHGVPEDQQEAFHQTLQQHLYDPRHYYAHQWQQGDVVIADNFSLLHGREGFTARSARHLQRVHIQSNPVCANLALKPANAEA